One genomic segment of Fusobacterium nucleatum includes these proteins:
- a CDS encoding phage baseplate protein — translation MISALKGTVGVIQSINTTDYTATVQLPEYNNQITEGLQILSPITFGNKITSIPKVNTPVFCIFLEDDTERGFIIGSYFSEKNVSNSQEDEYKIDFQGSSLTIKEDGNIELKGTLTKIDSEVLITGDTTIEKSITVSNNATINGSMKAKKGFETNKATLKDGKLDVESIEYKEMTKK, via the coding sequence ATGATTTCAGCATTAAAAGGAACAGTAGGAGTTATTCAAAGCATTAATACAACTGATTACACTGCCACTGTACAACTTCCTGAATATAACAACCAAATAACAGAAGGATTACAAATTTTATCTCCTATTACTTTTGGTAATAAAATAACTTCTATTCCAAAAGTTAATACTCCTGTATTTTGTATATTTTTAGAAGATGATACAGAAAGAGGTTTTATAATTGGAAGCTATTTTTCTGAAAAAAATGTAAGTAATTCACAAGAAGATGAATATAAAATTGACTTTCAAGGGTCAAGTTTAACGATAAAAGAAGATGGGAACATAGAGTTAAAAGGAACTTTAACAAAAATAGATAGTGAGGTTCTTATAACTGGAGATACAACAATAGAAAAAAGTATAACAGTTTCAAATAATGCAACAATAAATGGAAGTATGAAAGCAAAAAAAGGATTTGAAACAAATAAAGCAACACTAAAAGATGGAAAATTAGATGTTGAATCTATTGAATATAAGGAGATGACTAAGAAATGA
- a CDS encoding late control protein, whose translation MASSNLVRRASPTFFIDNKDVTGELLKHIVDVEIIDNLEGTLDEIIIKLNNENNRFLTTNWAIPKGTQIKFGIKTLNWNSEFEGESQSDVGIFNIDIRQFNRKTATFKGISGPLNSRDVKRSKIWANISLEALGKEFADKYKLKYFYKVKDNITLKNIKQEEEEDFSFLNKIAQDEGVKLKISSGILILFEEEILSENTPLLSISLNNVEEFEIKDKSNDIYDAIEVKYFNTKKQKEEKAIITKHELETGQKSDSYKKVYSLKSRAKSGDLKKLAKKILENVNKREIETTLKIIGCKELYSGCIIALSDAGEFSGNYVVTRLQHNFPKFTTSIEMYKIKKDMKEENKK comes from the coding sequence GTGGCTAGTTCAAACTTAGTTAGGAGAGCCTCTCCTACCTTTTTTATAGATAATAAAGATGTAACTGGAGAATTATTAAAACATATAGTTGATGTTGAAATTATAGATAATTTAGAAGGTACATTAGATGAAATTATAATAAAACTTAATAATGAAAATAATAGATTTCTAACAACAAACTGGGCTATTCCAAAGGGAACTCAAATAAAGTTTGGAATAAAAACTCTTAATTGGAATAGTGAATTTGAAGGAGAAAGCCAAAGTGATGTAGGAATTTTTAATATAGATATAAGACAATTCAACAGAAAAACAGCAACATTTAAAGGAATATCTGGTCCACTTAATTCAAGAGATGTTAAAAGGTCTAAGATATGGGCTAATATCTCTTTAGAAGCACTTGGAAAAGAGTTTGCTGATAAATATAAGCTAAAGTATTTTTATAAAGTAAAAGACAATATCACTTTAAAAAATATAAAACAAGAGGAAGAGGAAGATTTTTCCTTCTTAAATAAGATTGCCCAGGATGAAGGAGTAAAGTTAAAAATATCTAGTGGAATACTTATCTTATTTGAGGAAGAAATACTATCAGAAAATACTCCTCTTTTAAGTATTAGTTTGAACAATGTTGAGGAATTTGAAATAAAAGATAAATCTAATGATATTTATGATGCTATTGAAGTTAAATACTTTAATACTAAAAAACAAAAAGAAGAAAAAGCAATTATAACAAAACACGAACTTGAAACAGGACAAAAGTCTGATAGTTATAAAAAAGTTTATTCTTTAAAATCCAGGGCTAAAAGTGGAGACTTAAAAAAGTTAGCAAAAAAAATTCTTGAAAATGTCAATAAAAGAGAAATAGAAACAACTTTAAAAATTATTGGATGTAAGGAGTTATATTCTGGTTGCATTATAGCATTATCTGATGCTGGAGAGTTTTCAGGAAATTATGTAGTAACTAGGTTACAACATAATTTTCCAAAATTTACTACATCTATTGAAATGTACAAAATAAAAAAAGATATGAAAGAGGAGAATAAAAAATGA
- a CDS encoding tail protein X: MQEQVYKTEAGDTWDLIAFKLFGNENLMKELLEENIELSEIVIFPAGVELSIPEIKEDKKRGVAPWLVQT; this comes from the coding sequence ATGCAAGAACAAGTTTATAAGACAGAAGCAGGAGATACTTGGGATCTAATTGCTTTTAAACTCTTTGGGAATGAAAATCTTATGAAAGAGTTATTAGAAGAAAATATTGAACTCTCTGAAATAGTTATCTTTCCAGCTGGAGTTGAACTTTCTATTCCTGAAATAAAAGAAGATAAAAAGAGAGGTGTTGCTCCGTGGCTAGTTCAAACTTAG
- a CDS encoding phage tail tape measure protein, whose translation MGKKMDLIMRVQGLIDKSLPGNLKKLANEVKNLRVARQKMEKAQRTLKAQKELNKEIMNNVSKYRKLRNELKALDEIKKKNNSLTDAEKKKYESLIKKAKALETTIKTQSKSFQKYGMELKKLKIPFDNLQSEIDQTIKKEKQLLAQQAAFKSAKGTFKNVKDKFNTGLKYAATAGIAATVGVGISSAKEYLEFDKQMIKVKALTGATAEEYEALKKKAMEVGKTTIFTSEEAAAGMEKFALAGFKPKEIIAAIPPIFDLATASGEDFIMISDMISDHMNAFNIGINDVGHAADILANTMSRSNTNIQMLGEAFKYVSSSAHDLNIDLATASAAVGLMGDQAIKSGQAGRDLKQAFAKIADSKVQKDLQKLGINVKNSKGEFIGLVDFVRQLEKVTGKMSGIEKLAFLKEMFGDQGALAMNKLLTATKEVNGVMYQGADALAQFAKENENATGKAKEMANTILDSDSGKWALLESAISDVKIKIGQAIFTKGGRQLLDIAIEWLNELSNVLSGNFNDTKANKFWQSFIENGKIFLDALVKIGTALWGIFTILNKIGIDKILIFLTILNVLSKIVQFVTVIIPIIKVVWIVISAIGSAIAAVGGAVVAVVAAIVAVIAGVIYLVIKYWDEIKAFVKAIPGFLVEFFTGVWNVLSGVIGAIWQGIVDLFNWILNKITWLWDKIVGIFSTLWSVLTKIFSAIWDKVTGFFQGLWESITGLWDKVKTGFSERFTAMLNSFKDTIASIAEKIKGFFAKPFELMSDAIAGAKEKALDFARKIPGIKYIIGEKENIGTAKATINGSHANGLNYVPFDGYIAELHKGERVLTKDENESIFGSLRNRLQNATQSSKSENSTSSEKPVTYQIYNSFTFNGVSEDTKNSIIENLQEKLNELQRQLEKMKEERETYARTSL comes from the coding sequence TTGGGAAAAAAAATGGATTTGATTATGAGAGTGCAAGGGCTTATAGATAAATCTTTGCCTGGTAATTTAAAAAAATTAGCTAATGAAGTTAAAAATTTAAGAGTTGCTAGGCAAAAAATGGAAAAGGCTCAAAGAACTTTAAAAGCTCAAAAAGAGCTAAACAAAGAGATAATGAACAATGTTTCTAAATATAGAAAACTTAGAAATGAATTAAAAGCATTGGATGAGATAAAAAAGAAGAACAATAGTCTTACTGATGCTGAAAAAAAGAAATATGAGAGCTTAATCAAAAAAGCTAAAGCCTTAGAAACAACTATAAAAACACAATCTAAATCATTCCAAAAATATGGAATGGAACTTAAAAAATTGAAAATTCCTTTTGACAATTTGCAAAGTGAAATTGACCAAACTATAAAAAAAGAAAAACAACTACTTGCTCAACAAGCCGCTTTTAAAAGTGCAAAGGGAACATTTAAAAATGTAAAAGATAAATTCAATACTGGATTAAAATATGCAGCTACTGCTGGAATAGCTGCAACAGTCGGAGTAGGAATTTCTTCAGCTAAAGAATATTTAGAATTTGACAAACAAATGATAAAAGTTAAAGCTTTAACAGGAGCTACTGCTGAAGAGTATGAAGCTTTAAAGAAAAAAGCAATGGAAGTTGGAAAAACAACAATATTTACTTCTGAAGAGGCAGCAGCAGGTATGGAAAAATTTGCATTAGCTGGATTTAAACCAAAAGAGATAATAGCAGCAATTCCACCTATTTTTGACCTAGCAACTGCTTCAGGAGAAGATTTCATCATGATATCAGATATGATATCTGATCATATGAATGCTTTTAATATTGGAATAAATGATGTTGGGCATGCAGCAGATATTCTTGCTAATACTATGTCACGAAGTAATACAAATATTCAAATGTTAGGAGAAGCATTTAAATATGTATCTTCTTCAGCACATGATTTGAATATAGATTTAGCAACAGCCTCAGCTGCTGTTGGTTTAATGGGAGACCAAGCTATAAAATCAGGACAGGCAGGAAGAGACTTAAAACAAGCTTTTGCTAAGATAGCTGACAGTAAAGTACAAAAAGACCTACAAAAACTTGGAATTAATGTAAAAAATTCTAAAGGTGAATTTATAGGACTTGTTGATTTTGTAAGACAATTAGAAAAAGTTACTGGGAAAATGTCAGGTATAGAAAAGTTAGCCTTTTTAAAAGAAATGTTTGGAGATCAGGGAGCTTTAGCTATGAATAAGCTGTTAACTGCTACAAAAGAAGTTAATGGTGTTATGTACCAGGGAGCTGATGCATTAGCACAGTTTGCAAAAGAAAATGAAAATGCTACTGGAAAAGCAAAAGAAATGGCTAATACTATTCTTGATAGTGACTCTGGTAAATGGGCATTACTCGAATCAGCTATTTCAGATGTAAAAATAAAAATAGGACAAGCTATTTTTACAAAAGGAGGAAGACAACTACTTGATATAGCTATTGAATGGCTTAATGAACTTTCAAATGTTCTTTCTGGAAATTTTAACGATACAAAAGCCAATAAATTTTGGCAATCTTTTATTGAAAATGGAAAAATATTTTTAGATGCACTAGTAAAGATTGGAACAGCACTTTGGGGAATTTTTACTATTCTAAATAAGATTGGAATAGATAAAATTTTAATATTTTTAACAATTTTGAATGTTCTATCTAAAATTGTTCAATTTGTAACTGTAATCATTCCAATTATAAAAGTTGTTTGGATAGTTATAAGTGCAATTGGAAGTGCAATAGCAGCAGTTGGTGGAGCAGTAGTAGCAGTAGTAGCAGCTATTGTTGCAGTAATAGCTGGTGTAATATATCTTGTTATTAAATATTGGGATGAAATAAAAGCATTTGTAAAAGCTATTCCTGGATTTTTAGTAGAATTCTTTACAGGTGTTTGGAATGTACTTAGTGGAGTTATTGGAGCTATATGGCAAGGTATTGTAGATTTATTTAATTGGATATTAAATAAAATTACTTGGCTATGGGATAAGATTGTTGGAATTTTTTCAACTTTATGGTCAGTACTTACTAAGATTTTTAGTGCTATTTGGGATAAAGTTACAGGTTTCTTCCAAGGTCTATGGGAAAGTATAACTGGACTTTGGGATAAAGTAAAAACTGGATTTTCTGAAAGATTTACAGCAATGTTAAATTCTTTTAAAGATACTATTGCTAGTATTGCAGAAAAAATAAAAGGCTTTTTTGCGAAGCCATTTGAACTTATGTCTGATGCAATAGCAGGTGCAAAGGAAAAAGCATTAGATTTTGCAAGAAAAATACCAGGAATAAAATACATCATTGGAGAAAAAGAAAATATAGGAACTGCAAAAGCTACAATAAATGGAAGCCATGCTAATGGATTAAATTATGTGCCATTTGACGGTTATATTGCTGAGTTACACAAAGGTGAAAGAGTTCTTACAAAAGATGAGAATGAAAGTATCTTTGGAAGTTTAAGAAATAGACTTCAAAATGCTACTCAAAGTAGTAAATCAGAAAATAGCACAAGTAGTGAAAAGCCTGTTACTTATCAAATTTACAATAGTTTTACTTTTAATGGAGTATCTGAAGATACTAAAAATAGTATTATAGAAAATTTACAAGAAAAGTTAAATGAACTTCAAAGACAATTAGAAAAAATGAAGGAGGAAAGAGAAACTTATGCAAGAACAAGTTTATAA
- a CDS encoding phage major tail tube protein yields the protein MIRSTVIEDAIIRLNGTDELVGIATITLPDIEHKTETISGLGVIEHDEPIPTAFNAMKLQLKFMNRCKDIAFEYGSNVNLTAKAAILVEDSETHNNDEVEAIYSFKGKRIKTSGGDLGKAIKNETELEFSLTYYKEEIQGKVIHEIDVYNKKAIVNGKDLYEKVRSILS from the coding sequence ATGATTAGATCAACAGTAATTGAAGATGCAATTATAAGATTAAATGGAACAGATGAGTTGGTTGGAATAGCAACTATAACATTACCAGATATAGAACATAAGACTGAAACTATAAGTGGACTAGGTGTAATAGAACATGATGAACCTATTCCAACAGCATTTAATGCTATGAAATTACAGCTAAAATTTATGAATAGATGTAAGGACATAGCATTTGAATATGGGAGTAATGTTAATTTAACAGCAAAAGCAGCAATATTAGTTGAAGACTCCGAAACTCATAATAATGATGAAGTTGAAGCAATTTATTCTTTTAAAGGAAAAAGAATAAAAACAAGTGGTGGCGACTTAGGAAAAGCTATAAAAAATGAAACAGAATTAGAGTTTTCATTAACTTATTATAAAGAAGAAATTCAAGGAAAAGTTATACATGAAATTGATGTGTATAACAAAAAAGCTATTGTAAATGGTAAAGATTTATATGAAAAAGTTAGAAGTATTTTATCTTAA
- a CDS encoding phage tail protein: protein MAKFQHGTSYKEMPSGLKIFAETQTPTVIVGTGTINMGDMSCVNKPILIQNSKDAATYFGGANNIKGFTINEALYLAFNVYNVKPIIVINVLNPSDHKTAHNEEGVVVKDFKATLAKTGIINDENLVVKNNETSVLIQKEKYTCSFNDEGKLTITLAKTETAIKKIDVSYNFLDVSKLKETDVIGSIDPQTLEAKGLECLKEIFPKYSMIPSCVVAPDFSTAKIRVALDAKSAVINDKWASMSIPEMPNTTKYGEVIAFKKEKNYIDADQAITWGCPYLEDEVFHFSTVMALHMQSVDAQFGGVPCESPSNKNIKMQGVGYYEGSTFKKVNLDEAEANLLNENGISTIIRQPNGTVFWGNRTSVFQPGGETDPKDVWIPVKRMFKYIGNTIMLNNTVEVDKGMTPSQAKSIETNINVWLNSLTNDNKLLGGRVEFKPEENSEQDMIAGKFKWHIYLGAIIPGESLEFRLEYDSKYLKLLFQR, encoded by the coding sequence ATGGCAAAGTTTCAACATGGTACAAGTTATAAAGAAATGCCTTCAGGCTTAAAAATATTTGCAGAAACTCAGACACCAACTGTAATAGTTGGAACAGGAACTATTAATATGGGAGATATGAGCTGTGTTAATAAACCTATTCTTATTCAAAACTCAAAAGATGCAGCTACTTATTTTGGAGGAGCTAATAACATAAAAGGATTTACAATCAATGAAGCATTATATTTAGCTTTCAATGTATATAATGTAAAGCCAATTATTGTTATAAATGTTTTAAATCCTAGTGACCATAAAACTGCTCATAATGAGGAAGGAGTTGTTGTAAAAGACTTTAAAGCAACTCTTGCAAAAACTGGAATTATAAATGATGAAAATTTGGTTGTTAAAAACAATGAAACATCAGTATTAATTCAAAAAGAAAAATATACTTGCTCATTTAATGATGAAGGGAAATTGACAATTACATTAGCAAAAACAGAAACAGCAATTAAGAAAATAGATGTTTCATATAATTTCTTAGATGTTAGCAAATTAAAAGAAACTGATGTAATTGGAAGTATAGATCCACAAACATTAGAAGCAAAAGGACTTGAATGTTTAAAGGAAATATTCCCTAAATATTCAATGATACCTAGTTGTGTAGTTGCTCCTGATTTTTCAACAGCAAAAATAAGAGTAGCATTAGATGCTAAATCAGCTGTTATAAATGATAAATGGGCATCTATGTCAATTCCTGAAATGCCAAATACAACAAAGTATGGAGAAGTTATAGCATTTAAGAAAGAAAAAAATTATATAGATGCTGACCAAGCAATAACTTGGGGTTGTCCTTATCTTGAAGATGAAGTCTTTCATTTCTCAACAGTAATGGCATTACATATGCAGTCAGTAGATGCACAATTTGGTGGAGTTCCTTGTGAAAGCCCTTCAAATAAAAATATCAAAATGCAAGGTGTTGGATATTATGAAGGAAGTACATTTAAAAAAGTTAATTTAGATGAAGCAGAGGCTAATTTATTGAATGAAAATGGAATTTCTACAATAATAAGACAGCCAAATGGAACTGTATTCTGGGGAAATAGAACTTCTGTATTCCAACCAGGTGGAGAAACAGACCCAAAAGATGTATGGATACCAGTTAAAAGAATGTTTAAGTATATTGGAAATACAATAATGCTAAACAATACAGTTGAAGTTGATAAGGGAATGACACCTTCACAAGCTAAAAGCATAGAAACTAATATTAATGTTTGGCTAAACTCTTTAACTAATGATAATAAACTACTTGGTGGAAGAGTTGAATTTAAACCTGAAGAAAATTCTGAACAAGATATGATAGCAGGAAAATTCAAATGGCATATTTATTTAGGAGCAATTATTCCAGGAGAAAGTTTGGAATTTAGATTAGAGTATGACTCTAAATATTTAAAATTATTATTTCAAAGATAG